The proteins below come from a single Ruegeria sp. SCSIO 43209 genomic window:
- a CDS encoding dipeptidase, protein MSWTEYLDTHQSRFVEELCDFIRIPSVSAKPENAGDVRKAGQWVVDRLVMAGMENVQMMETAGHPVVCADWLHAGSDAPTILIYGHFDVQPAEPFELWSSPPFEPTIRGDRIYGRGATDDKGAMLIPILAAEALMAKTGKLPVNVRFFFEGQEEIGSPDLPPFIEANLDRLQADMIFSADGSQWDTETPQLVLGLKGLTSLEISVQGAKSDLHSGMHGGGVANPAMALAQLLASMKSTNGRITVNGFYDDVIELTDEDRTAIARVPWDEAAYLAQTGAPETLGEPGYSTRENLWARPTLEVNGLTSGWQGEGTKTVLPAVASAKITCRLVANQSPEKIFDLISAHVEAECPPGVTAQVSRNPGRADPFLVPAGHNATAIAGQVLEEVYGKPAYKTRVGGSIPVMSTLLDELGLHAVMFAFGHEDENQHAPDEFFRLPTFRRGQTAYARLMELLGE, encoded by the coding sequence ATGAGCTGGACCGAATATCTCGACACACACCAATCGCGCTTTGTTGAAGAGCTGTGCGACTTCATTCGTATTCCATCGGTATCAGCCAAACCCGAAAACGCGGGCGATGTTCGAAAGGCCGGGCAGTGGGTGGTTGATCGGTTGGTTATGGCGGGAATGGAAAACGTTCAGATGATGGAGACAGCAGGCCATCCGGTGGTCTGTGCCGATTGGCTGCATGCCGGGTCGGATGCGCCTACAATCCTGATCTATGGCCATTTTGACGTGCAACCAGCCGAACCATTTGAGCTCTGGTCCTCACCTCCGTTCGAGCCGACGATCCGCGGCGATCGGATTTACGGGCGTGGGGCGACCGACGACAAGGGTGCAATGTTAATACCGATCCTTGCGGCTGAGGCATTGATGGCGAAGACTGGGAAGCTGCCTGTGAACGTGCGGTTTTTCTTTGAGGGCCAAGAAGAGATCGGATCGCCCGACCTTCCGCCCTTTATCGAAGCGAACCTCGACCGACTTCAGGCCGATATGATCTTTTCAGCCGATGGAAGTCAGTGGGATACCGAGACGCCGCAACTGGTTCTGGGTCTGAAAGGGCTCACCTCACTTGAGATCTCGGTTCAGGGCGCGAAATCCGATCTGCATTCTGGCATGCATGGCGGCGGCGTCGCAAATCCCGCGATGGCGCTTGCCCAGTTGCTGGCCAGTATGAAATCGACCAATGGTCGGATCACGGTGAATGGCTTCTACGACGATGTCATCGAGCTGACCGATGAAGATCGCACGGCAATTGCGCGGGTGCCTTGGGATGAAGCGGCCTATCTTGCCCAGACTGGAGCACCAGAGACCTTGGGCGAGCCAGGATATTCCACACGTGAAAATCTGTGGGCACGTCCGACGCTTGAGGTCAATGGGCTGACCAGCGGTTGGCAAGGGGAAGGCACAAAGACCGTTTTGCCCGCGGTTGCTTCGGCTAAGATCACGTGTCGCTTGGTCGCTAATCAGAGTCCTGAAAAGATCTTTGATCTGATCTCCGCCCATGTCGAGGCCGAATGCCCGCCGGGTGTCACCGCTCAGGTATCGCGCAACCCTGGGCGCGCGGACCCATTTCTTGTACCTGCTGGCCACAACGCAACTGCCATCGCGGGTCAGGTTCTCGAAGAGGTTTACGGCAAACCCGCTTATAAAACCCGCGTTGGTGGCTCGATCCCTGTGATGTCGACCTTACTGGACGAACTGGGTTTGCACGCTGTCATGTTTGCCTTTGGACATGAGGATGAAAACCAACATGCACCGGACGAGTTTTTCCGTCTGCCAACCTTCAGACGCGGCCAAACAGCTTACGCGCGGTTGATGGAACTGTTGGGCGAATAG
- a CDS encoding LysR family transcriptional regulator, which produces MYESYFDWDNLRLFLAVARAGGLGPAAEQTGKSAPTLGRRMIELERNLGTELFHRKPRGYDLTEDGQALLKKVERIEARVLPVTESGLATSPPLVKISAGTWVTRILISAVGRLTGSMSVRLRFISSEDLLNIGHREAAIGIRNHRPEEIGLAGRKIGRVRFGVYAADESISTWVRVMSKTPSARWVREHSQEDDAIEVTAPQNALELANAGLARAVLPTFIGNTQPGLIPVSPLIDDLEHDQWLVTHHEDRFLAEVRHVIDRAHAVMSEACENG; this is translated from the coding sequence ATGTATGAAAGCTACTTTGACTGGGACAACCTGCGGCTTTTTCTTGCGGTTGCCAGAGCGGGCGGGCTTGGGCCAGCAGCTGAACAGACCGGCAAGAGCGCACCCACACTGGGTCGGCGCATGATCGAGTTGGAACGCAATCTGGGAACTGAGTTGTTTCACCGTAAACCGCGTGGGTACGATCTGACTGAGGACGGACAAGCGCTGTTGAAAAAAGTCGAACGCATCGAAGCGCGTGTCCTACCTGTCACGGAAAGCGGCCTTGCCACCTCACCACCGTTGGTTAAAATTTCGGCCGGGACCTGGGTGACAAGGATTTTGATCAGCGCTGTCGGAAGACTTACGGGATCAATGTCAGTTCGGCTGCGTTTCATCTCGTCAGAAGACCTACTGAACATCGGGCACAGGGAAGCCGCGATTGGTATTCGAAATCACCGGCCAGAAGAGATAGGCTTGGCCGGTCGCAAGATCGGGCGAGTTCGGTTTGGAGTCTATGCTGCGGATGAAAGCATTTCGACCTGGGTTCGCGTGATGTCCAAAACACCCTCGGCCAGATGGGTGAGAGAGCATTCGCAAGAGGACGACGCCATCGAAGTTACGGCGCCACAAAATGCGCTTGAGCTTGCAAATGCAGGTCTTGCCCGAGCGGTTCTGCCAACTTTCATTGGAAACACGCAGCCGGGCCTGATACCAGTGTCACCTTTGATTGACGATCTGGAACATGATCAATGGCTCGTCACGCATCATGAAGATCGGTTTCTTGCTGAGGTGCGGCATGTCATAGATCGCGCTCATGCTGTGATGTCGGAAGCTTGTGAAAACGGTTGA
- a CDS encoding aldo/keto reductase, with the protein MGCWPIGGKMYCGEQSLGYTRSDDGVSIRTIHAALDGGITLFDTAAAYGAGHSERLLGKALKHRPDTLIVTKIGVGIDEASRQISFDPFTPAQVGPALDGCLSRLERDRIDLLLLHVNDMPIDQAEAVFDELDRLKEAGKLRAYGWSTDYSQNARTASSRDGFKAVEYVMNVFFDAPRMQQVVQEEGLLSLIRSPLAMGLLSGKYHQNTVIASDDVRASGESWMEYYTDGRANPDFMRQLDAVRDLLTTNGRTLVQGALGWIWGQSETYIPIPGARTEEQIEGISAALTFGALPVAAINEIESLITRNPHAPDRPR; encoded by the coding sequence ATGGGGTGCTGGCCGATTGGTGGCAAAATGTATTGTGGCGAGCAGTCGTTGGGTTACACCCGATCGGACGACGGTGTCTCCATTCGTACAATCCACGCCGCATTGGATGGTGGAATCACACTTTTTGACACCGCTGCCGCCTATGGCGCGGGGCATTCGGAACGTTTGTTAGGCAAAGCGCTCAAGCATCGACCCGACACCCTGATTGTCACAAAGATTGGGGTTGGGATCGATGAAGCGAGCAGGCAGATTTCATTTGACCCCTTCACCCCAGCTCAGGTAGGCCCTGCCCTAGATGGGTGTCTGTCGCGGCTGGAACGGGATCGGATTGATCTCTTGCTGTTGCATGTGAACGATATGCCAATAGACCAGGCCGAGGCCGTGTTTGACGAACTGGACCGTTTAAAAGAGGCGGGGAAGTTGCGCGCCTATGGTTGGAGCACTGACTATTCCCAAAACGCCAGGACGGCCTCGTCCAGGGATGGTTTCAAGGCGGTCGAATACGTGATGAACGTCTTTTTCGATGCGCCTCGCATGCAACAGGTTGTCCAAGAGGAAGGACTGTTGTCCCTTATCCGCTCACCACTTGCGATGGGGCTGCTTTCAGGGAAGTACCATCAGAATACCGTTATCGCATCGGATGATGTGCGCGCATCCGGCGAAAGCTGGATGGAGTACTATACGGATGGCAGGGCAAATCCAGACTTCATGCGACAACTCGATGCGGTTCGCGATTTACTGACTACAAATGGCCGAACGCTTGTGCAGGGGGCTCTCGGGTGGATTTGGGGCCAATCTGAAACATACATACCGATTCCAGGCGCTCGGACAGAAGAACAAATTGAGGGTATTTCAGCGGCATTGACCTTCGGTGCCTTGCCGGTTGCAGCAATAAACGAAATAGAAAGCTTGATAACGCGTAACCCCCACGCCCCAGACCGCCCTAGGTAG
- a CDS encoding TetR/AcrR family transcriptional regulator, whose product MKDRYDYILEAAKQLFLRYGVKRTGMNDIAHEAGISRQTLYKAFANKDEVLQATIRSLADRVVLDIEAGLKKADGLGAQLDIVFKYAVIEHYDFLQSSPNAEDIIAGVTSTSQNELEAGAKRNTEIIARVLEPYSSAIESCDLTVDQYADFIQRSSTAAKYSAKNKNHLIGLLSALRMSALKVTSSV is encoded by the coding sequence ATGAAAGATCGCTACGACTACATCCTCGAAGCCGCGAAGCAGCTTTTTCTTCGCTACGGCGTGAAGCGAACGGGCATGAACGACATCGCCCATGAAGCGGGCATCTCGCGGCAAACACTATACAAAGCATTCGCAAACAAGGATGAGGTGCTGCAGGCCACGATCCGATCGCTGGCAGACAGAGTCGTTCTGGATATCGAGGCCGGTCTTAAAAAAGCTGACGGACTTGGAGCACAACTTGATATCGTCTTCAAATATGCCGTCATTGAGCACTATGATTTCTTGCAGTCTTCGCCCAATGCCGAGGACATCATCGCTGGCGTAACTTCGACAAGTCAGAATGAGCTGGAGGCCGGTGCAAAGCGAAACACCGAGATCATCGCGCGTGTCCTGGAGCCGTATTCGAGTGCGATTGAAAGCTGTGACCTGACTGTTGATCAGTACGCGGATTTTATCCAGCGCTCTTCAACAGCGGCCAAGTACAGCGCAAAGAACAAGAACCACTTGATCGGATTGCTGTCCGCTTTGCGAATGTCGGCGTTGAAAGTCACCAGCAGCGTTTAG
- a CDS encoding oxidoreductase produces MSKQSGKVAIVTGANNGIGFETTVGMAEAGFHVVMACRSLEKAAAAKANVLARIPSASIDILVLDLSDLTSVRAFAEAFRARYSKLDVLINNAGILLYSAQTNADGVELQFATNHLGHFLLTALLIDMFLDDPASRIVSLSSIAHKNANIHFDDLTCDRDGGVAYGQSKLACLLFGDELDRQLKASGKLLKSLTVHPGGSDSGLFNDLDEETRANMKAQVAQLLHSNEDAARPSLFAALSDQVKGGEYYGPTGPEEMSGKTGIAIRNPICEDYGLTERLWRLSEEMTDQTFTI; encoded by the coding sequence ATGTCTAAACAATCTGGAAAAGTCGCGATCGTCACCGGTGCAAACAATGGAATCGGGTTTGAAACGACAGTCGGTATGGCCGAAGCAGGTTTTCACGTCGTCATGGCGTGCCGCAGCCTTGAAAAGGCCGCAGCCGCCAAAGCAAACGTTCTCGCGCGAATTCCTTCCGCATCAATCGACATCCTCGTGCTGGACTTAAGTGATTTGACTTCGGTTCGCGCGTTCGCTGAGGCTTTCCGCGCCCGGTACTCCAAGCTGGATGTGCTGATAAACAACGCGGGTATTCTGCTTTACTCAGCTCAAACAAATGCTGATGGTGTCGAGTTGCAATTCGCAACCAACCACCTGGGACATTTTCTGCTGACCGCACTGCTGATCGACATGTTCCTGGACGACCCCGCATCGCGGATCGTCTCGCTTTCCAGTATCGCCCACAAGAACGCGAACATTCACTTTGACGATCTTACATGCGACCGGGACGGTGGTGTCGCTTACGGTCAATCAAAGCTCGCCTGCCTTCTGTTCGGCGACGAACTGGACCGTCAACTCAAGGCTTCGGGCAAGTTGCTGAAGTCGCTAACTGTGCATCCGGGCGGGTCGGACTCCGGTCTGTTCAACGATTTGGACGAAGAAACGCGCGCTAACATGAAGGCACAAGTCGCACAACTTCTGCACTCCAATGAAGACGCTGCGAGGCCATCTCTGTTCGCCGCTTTGTCTGATCAGGTCAAAGGCGGCGAGTACTACGGCCCTACAGGCCCCGAAGAAATGAGTGGCAAGACCGGGATCGCGATCCGCAATCCAATTTGCGAAGACTACGGTTTGACCGAACGTTTGTGGCGTCTCTCGGAAGAGATGACCGACCAGACATTCACG